In Monodelphis domestica isolate mMonDom1 chromosome 1, mMonDom1.pri, whole genome shotgun sequence, the sequence tccctctatgtatacttcttctaattaccctgatgataataacaatttttaagagttaccagtatcatcttttcttataggaatataaatcatttgaacttactgggtcccttaaaaagttttgggtttttttttctctttctaacttaccttttggtgattctcttgagttctatgtttggaatcaaattttcagtttaagctcagtcttttctttatgaatgcttggaagtcttctattttattaaattaaatgaccatactttcccctgcaaatatatagtcagttttgcagggtagttgattcttggttgtaggtccacttcctttgctttccagaatatcatattccatgcctttctgtccttcagtatagatgcagccaggtcctgtgcttTATTAACTGtgattccatgatatctgaatgacttcttcatagcagcttgtaatattttttccttggtctggtactttttaatttggctataacattcctaagCATTGCcaattgggaattaaatataggaggttatctgtggattctttcaatctctacttttctcttgttcaagaatgttggggctgggtgttttttttttttggataatttcctgtagaattatgtccaggccttttcttttataatgatcttctggtagtccaataattcttaaattgtctctcctggatctattttctaagtctgtagttttgtcaatgaggtgtttcatattttcctcaattttttcattcttttgattttgttttatagactcttgctgccttgtaaagtaatttgcttctagttgttggattctaatttttaaagaccgaatttcatctctgactttttgatcatccttctccttctgggctGATTTTCTTTGtgggtcatctttcatcttctttgcctcattttcaagctggtcaagtctggctttcaagacactattttcttgttttagttcatgtgcctgtttctagatgatttattttgcttttttaagttcttttctcaattgtcttcagtctctcttaattgttttttgaattgtgttttgagttcttcaaaaacCTATTCCTTggtcttctgttccatttgctctttgttcattacctggataaaaactgtcaattgtaatttcttttttcttttttctgttgtttactcatatttttttcttcttcctcccatcctccccccgttggctgtaatcttgctcctctgattatttcctggatatgtgggtttgggctattctgacctgaaggggcttcttctctgctctgctgactgactaggttaggctgatggtattaatgagccctaaggtcagatcttccccagctggcagcagaagctgaaggtgtaggtgaaggtgtggaAGCTGAAGGGAACTGTGCTTCCcgccctgttatcaaggtattctgtagtGGTTGCAGCCTTCTCCCTTGGAATTTAGTCATCAAGGCCCTAGTGGagtcagtgggggaggggtgttagagaTTGAGCTTCTCtggcctctgaaggcttcttatctgccctattgataagattaagtcaGAGCCGAGTTGATCATTGGAGGCAGATGTGTCCTGAAGCCAAAACCTGGAGAAAagggggggcaagatggagtgttttgCCTTCGACTAGGCTGCCCTCTCTGTGCttttcctccagctgcctccctgccaccagtgttcaatgccctgagcctggcacagttatGCCAGTAAGGCACTACCTCCAGACTAGAGTCCTTGctcacccagagattccagcaaCCTCTGGAGACTCAGCACaataggtgggggaggagtcctgggaccttccttcttactTTCCATTGACCCTGAGAGTTTAataattcaggcttttttgggcaTACCTTTTGAGTTGAATCCAGCAGTAGGGACCCCTCTAAACACTTTGTTGTTTTCTGTCCCCTCTaaacactttgtttttgattgatgtggaagggttttcagagaggtctggacttttgctgcatcatcttgactccatctccatcttcctgaattcaaatgtggcctcagacacttactagctatatgaccttggacaagtcacttcaccctgtttgcttttgtttccttgtctgtcaaatgagctggagaaggaaagggcaaaccactccaggatctttgccaggaaagtCATGAAGAagtggacacaattgaaaatgactgaacaacaaaaggacTGGGGGAGGGAGTGGTGGGAAGGAAGATAGAGacatatagagacagagacaaggagtcAATGAAATAGAGTCAGAGAATAGGAAGGCAGGAAGTTATGTTTAATAACAATGGATAACAGTTTGTGTGAAAGAAGATGTAccttgaagaaaataatgaatggatAGAAGAGAAAGGGGTTGTTTGAGAGGCCATATGGTGCAGGGGAAAGAGGAGTAGTATAGGAATGGCTGGCCATATCGTTTTCTGTTACTGGTAATGTCTAAGCAGAAATTGCACAAGCTATTCAATTTCATGCAGGGAAAGGACTACTAGACCATCAATATGGAGAATTGGATTTGACTGAAAGCAATGGTATTAAGTAAGGCTTTGAATAAGTGGCAGAGGGGGGACAGGAACTCAGGAGGTCCCCTCACTCCACACACAGAGTTTTTTTCACTCTATTCCATAGTTCCAATTTAGATCAGTTCATCTGATTATTTTAAGACAATAGAATTTTCCTAATTCTTAGAAGAAACCTAAGAGATCATTTAACCCAACCTCtctaactttacagatgagaaaacaggcccagagatgttaaatgatttccccttGATCACCCAGATAGCAGAACCAGAATATGAACCTAGGTCCTTTGACTGTTATCATTACAGTTGGCTGAGGCTGCAGTCatttaaggtgtgtgtgtgtgtgtgtgtgtgtgtgtgtgtgtgtgtgtgtgtatctaagTGTTTGGGGGCCTGGATCTGTGATTATATCAGCttatagaattacagaatttcagaTAATTAAACTCTAGGGGGTatgatggtaaatgtttaacaatttgCAATCATTTAACTATCTCCCAAACCCAGGatgcacttttaagtttaatctgagcCATTAACCTTTTCCCCATCACTTTGTTaagcctagacaatcaacaaacaataGCTCAAATACTGATTTGTAGAGTTTTctgattttagaaatattaatggttacaatgaaaatttaacttgCTCAGGCAATATCCCTTTCCCACTGCCAATGCACACAGATAAGCAGCTGTTTTGACACTTGGTTTTAGAGTTGTCTAAGACACTAAGGAGTTCATAGATTTGGCCATTTGCATCAGCAGTGGAACTTGGCCATTATGCTATAGATCTCTATGAAGGGATagagcaagggagggagagaggatcaGTTTGACCTTCAGCATATCAAGAGAGTAACTCACTTTTAACTTCATAATTCAGACCCATTTAAGCCTCTTGAATAGTGGTGTCAGGATCAATAAactgtacataaggatccctacAGGTACTTATTGTCTTCGAGAATATTACTTATGTgctattgtatttttaatttattttgttaacttttcCAATTACTGGGGACTTTGCTCTCCCACTTCCAAATTCTCAAATATTAtaaattccaaggaagaagagcaataaggataggcaataggagttaaatgacttacccagagttatatgcctaggatgtatctgaggccagaagtgaacctaggacctctcatctcaagacctggctctcaatccactgagcccctcccaattacattttaatctgattctggtGACATTCCAAAGTATCTCTGACACTTCTGGTCTAAACTCTCCACCACAGATAATTGTCCCTCACTTAACTACAAGAGGCAGgcagttaggttttttttttttgtaagattcTTCCAAATTCAGGAATCTGATGATTTCTCTCTTCTCAGGTCCATATGAAACCATCCATTTCTTGTGAGGAAAAGCAGTACTTGGTGAATGGGCTGTGCTGTAAGAAGTGCTCTCCAGGTATATGAAAAGGTGACTAGGCTGGGAATtaggagacctggatttgaatcccagctcttaCACATACTAACcctatgacccccccccccaccccaccccactgctcagttttctcatctatgaagtAAACTATAAAGTTCAACAATAATATGCCTAGCatggtacttggcacatagtaggcacttatgcCTATTTATGCTTATGTATTGATTGAATGCTGATATTACCTACCTCCCCTGGCCCAgtgtgagaaaagtgctttgtaaagacatatcaactgatgcaaagtgaagtgagcagaaccaggagaacattgcacacagtaataGTGGTATTGTACAAATGATCACCTGTGAATgccttagctattctcagcaatacaatgatccaagccaTTTCCAAAtggtttatgatgaaaaatgctatccatttccagggaaagaactgatggaatctgaatgcagactccttttcactttattttcttcatgtttttatatatatatatatgtgtgcacacatatatacatatgtatgtgtgtatacatgtctTCAACAACatggcaaatatggaaatatgttttgcatgatagcacatatatgaCCTATGTAAATTAATTACAAtctcagggagagagggagagaatttggagctcaaaatgttagaaaacaaatgttaaaaattgtttttacatgtaattgggaaaaaataaaatattactgaacgaaaaaaagtttaaaagaagaaaagaaagatatgtGAGATTTTGTCCTAGCTGGAACTTTGTCTTCTCCTAATTATCTCATTTTCCAGGAACAAAGCTGGTCACTGACTGCACTGAGGACAGTGAAACCCAATGCATGCCTTGCCAAGAGGGAGAGTTCCAGTCTTCCTGGAACCATGATAAATACTGCCATCAGCACAAATACTGCGATCCCAGTATGTTGACAGAGGGTGGTGCTGATGGTAGTGGGGAgtcaggggaaagggagaaggcaTGTGTCCCACTCTACCTATGCTTATAAGGAGTGGATTCTGGGGCAGGAAAGAGCTGAACAGGTAGATCCCACCCTTTTCTTCTAAACCTTGATTCCTTTCGGCTCTCTCTGCTCAGATTTGCACCTTCAGATTCAGAAGGAAGGTTCCTTGGAAAAAGACACCATCTGCATCTGCACAGGTGGCCTTCACTGCAGTAGCCCAGAGTGTGAGAGTTGTAGCATCCATAGCCCCTGTCAGCCAGGCTTTGGTGTCTATCAGACAGGTGAGTAGCCCTATTCTTGAAGTACTTTAGTTTCACCTTCATGAAAtaagggggttgaactagatggtctctaaggcctttgagctctgatattctgtattATAAGGTCCCTTTCAGATTAAGATTCTAGTCCAGGAAGTatggggaaatggggggggggggggaagtgatcatctctttttcatctcttttttttctacatTTAGCTGGGCAATTCcagtttataattaaaaaaaaaaccaaggggATTAGCAGGAGTGgagagtggggggtgggggaagagaaggggcaAAGTCCTTATGCCCTAGATTGATGCCTCATCAACATTCAGGTGGGACTATACGGCTTCTATTATAAGTTCTCTTTCAGGATACAACTGGAGAAAAGGACAGGTCATCTGGTATCAGGCCTACTCCTGACCCTTGTTCCTGAATGGCTGTTGCTCCCATGGTAAATAGGAGCCTGAGTTAATAGCCTTCCATACCTACCTCAAGATGACAGCCTTGTACCTGCCCCCTCTGATTGAAAGGCTGGAGGATGGAGGCTAGAAAAAAGAACTCTCTAAAGGCTTCTCTTTGGAGGGCTCAGAGGGCTCAGACTTTTCCAGCTAATTTACCATCAGTTGCTCTGCTTGGTTTGACTTCAAGAACATCAAATCCCATGCTAAATACCCTCTGCCTTCCTCTCCATTTTTTACCTTCCTTTCTATGTgttatcttctcccattagattgtaaactctttgagagcaaaagcttagcacagtgcctggtacatggtagacatttaataaatgtttggtgattaTTATTGACTACAAAGTCACTctgctctcttttctcctcccaggCACAGGTACTACTGACACTATCTGTGAACCTTGCAAGAAAGGCTTCTACTCCAACGTGTCCTCTGCTTTTGAACAGTGTCTCCCTTGGTCCAGGTAATGGAGAttccttactttttttctttctggatctAGGAGTATTCATTTGTTTGGACTGCATTTCCTGGGCCATTTGTCCATAGCATACCTGGGAAGTAGAAAAGACATATTACTGCACACAGAGGTCTTTTCTCTCCAACTCTTCCCAACCATCCACAGGTATTCTTTGGCACACCAATGCTTTCAACTAGAGAAGAATAATAGCTCCCACTGATCATCTTTCAAGGTTTATGAAGAACTTTCAGTAGCAAAGCAAGTagtataaggataataataacaatgatataaagaatagcagctaacatttctgtagcaccttaaggtttacaaagcattttacatataatttcatttgattctcacaataaccatgTGTAGaagatattattatttctattttacagatgagaaaatggaaacagaaaagttaagtgacttcccaaggtcTCATTGCTTTATTACCTGTT encodes:
- the CD40 gene encoding tumor necrosis factor receptor superfamily member 5 isoform X1, translated to MILFCLLWGCVFTAVHMKPSISCEEKQYLVNGLCCKKCSPGTKLVTDCTEDSETQCMPCQEGEFQSSWNHDKYCHQHKYCDPNLHLQIQKEGSLEKDTICICTGGLHCSSPECESCSIHSPCQPGFGVYQTGTGTTDTICEPCKKGFYSNVSSAFEQCLPWSSCEAPGLMKIQEGTDKTDVLCQLVYQNPVSPDRISLLVLIPITVGIVFAVITLFYWKGLCFKELKKNKVLQLVETEPQEPPGKHPQENDEDPFPVQETLLRGQPVTQEDGKESRISEQEGQ
- the CD40 gene encoding tumor necrosis factor receptor superfamily member 5 isoform X2; protein product: MILFCLLWGCVFTAVHMKPSISCEEKQYLVNGLCCKKCSPGTKLVTDCTEDSETQCMPCQEGEFQSSWNHDKYCHQHKYCDPNLHLQIQKEGSLEKDTICICTGGLHCSSPECESCSIHSPCQPGFGVYQTGTGTTDTICEPCKKGFYSNVSSAFEQCLPWSSCEAPGLMKIQEGTDKTDVLCQLVYQNPDRISLLVLIPITVGIVFAVITLFYWKGLCFKELKKNKVLQLVETEPQEPPGKHPQENDEDPFPVQETLLRGQPVTQEDGKESRISEQEGQ
- the CD40 gene encoding tumor necrosis factor receptor superfamily member 5 isoform X3; amino-acid sequence: MGCAVRSALQVYEKEQSWSLTALRTVKPNACLAKRESSSLPGTMINTAISTNTAIPICTFRFRRKVPWKKTPSASAQVAFTAVAQSVRVVASIAPVSQALVSIRQAQVLLTLSVNLARKASTPTCPLLLNSVSLGPVSPDRISLLVLIPITVGIVFAVITLFYWKGLCFKELKKNKVLQLVETEPQEPPGKHPQENDEDPFPVQETLLRGQPVTQEDGKESRISEQEGQ